From Acidihalobacter aeolianus, a single genomic window includes:
- a CDS encoding DUF1207 domain-containing protein, translating into MGGLDIKSWAETGWTPALSLKFGVRYSGPDPAERQLSLLLEAYNGYSPNGQFYKFKTNYLGVGAYLGF; encoded by the coding sequence TTGGGGGGGCTGGACATCAAAAGCTGGGCTGAAACAGGTTGGACACCAGCGCTGAGCCTCAAATTCGGTGTTCGTTACAGTGGCCCAGACCCGGCCGAACGGCAACTGAGTTTGCTACTGGAAGCCTATAACGGGTACTCGCCGAACGGCCAGTTCTACAAGTTCAAGACCAATTACCTTGGCGTGGGCGCCTATCTAGGATTCTGA
- a CDS encoding succinate dehydrogenase iron-sulfur subunit — MKFSIYRYDPEGESKPRMQDFELPDSEVEPGMMLLGALLKLKEQDETLSFRRSCQEGVCGSDGMNINGTNGLACITPLAKLKQPIEIRPLPGMPVVRDLVVDMGNFYKQYRAAEPYLKLTDPEPEVEFQQSPEERAKLDGLYECVLCGCCSAACPSYWWNPERFLGPAALLQSARFVLDSRDQATDERLTQLDDAYKLYRCHSIMNCVQVCPKGLNPTRAIGQLKHAMLKRSI, encoded by the coding sequence ATGAAATTCTCGATCTACCGGTATGACCCTGAAGGTGAGAGCAAGCCTCGGATGCAGGACTTCGAACTGCCGGACAGCGAAGTCGAACCGGGGATGATGTTGCTGGGCGCCCTGCTCAAACTCAAGGAGCAGGACGAAACGCTTAGTTTCCGACGTTCCTGCCAGGAAGGGGTGTGCGGCTCGGATGGCATGAACATCAACGGTACCAATGGACTCGCCTGCATCACGCCGCTGGCGAAGCTCAAGCAGCCCATCGAGATACGTCCGCTACCGGGCATGCCGGTAGTGCGCGACCTCGTGGTCGATATGGGGAATTTCTACAAGCAGTACCGCGCAGCCGAACCCTATCTCAAGCTGACCGACCCCGAACCTGAAGTCGAATTCCAGCAATCCCCGGAGGAGCGCGCCAAGCTCGACGGCCTGTACGAATGCGTGCTGTGCGGCTGCTGTTCCGCGGCCTGTCCCTCCTACTGGTGGAATCCGGAACGTTTTCTCGGTCCCGCTGCGCTGCTGCAGTCGGCCCGCTTCGTGCTCGACAGCCGGGATCAGGCGACGGACGAGCGTCTGACCCAGCTCGACGACGCTTACAAGCTCTATCGTTGCCACAGCATCATGAATTGCGTGCAGGTCTGCCCCAAGGGCCTGAACCCGACCCGGGCCATCGGCCAGCTCAAGCATGCCATGCTCAAACGGTCGATTTGA
- the sdhA gene encoding succinate dehydrogenase flavoprotein subunit, protein MKLIRRKFDALIVGAGGAGLRAALQLARADANVAVVSKVFPTRSHTVAAQGGVNAALANIIEDDWHWHMFDTVKGSDYLGDQDAIEFMCRAAPKVVYELDHYGVPFSRLDNGNIYQRAFGGQSRHFGKEQAMRTCAAADRTGHAILHSLYQQNIRAKTHFFDEYFTVDLIKDAEGYVLGVLAFSIESGEPILIEAKATLLATGGVAQLYRTNTNALINTGDGMAMALRAGIPLQDMEFIQFHPTGIAGRGMLITEGARGEGGYLVNGEGERFMERYAPHAMDLASRDVVSRAIYTEVKEGRGCGPRKDYCLLKVDHLGADVVKSRLPGIRDMCLTFLHLDPAEEAIPVYPTAHYTMGGIPTNRHGQVVTPMRDTPEAPVPGLYAAGECACVSVHGANRLGGNSLLDILVFGRAAANHIIEYLAENRYHRPMDEDSLAAAMSRLTRWDREGERESPEELRQSLKQVMEDHVGVFREESVLAEGVERVKAVAKRLEGARLRDRSRVFNTARVEALETENLVACALAVAQSALARTESRGAHTRVDHPKRDDRNWMRHSLYFLDTDSLDYKPVRTRPLTVDPFPPVERVY, encoded by the coding sequence ATGAAGTTGATCAGAAGGAAGTTCGATGCCCTGATCGTCGGCGCCGGCGGAGCTGGCCTGCGCGCCGCACTGCAGCTTGCGCGGGCGGACGCCAACGTCGCCGTGGTGTCCAAGGTATTCCCCACGCGCTCGCATACGGTCGCGGCCCAGGGCGGCGTCAATGCGGCGCTGGCCAACATCATCGAGGACGATTGGCACTGGCACATGTTCGACACCGTCAAGGGCAGCGACTACCTGGGCGACCAGGATGCCATCGAGTTCATGTGCCGGGCCGCGCCGAAGGTCGTCTACGAACTCGACCACTACGGCGTCCCGTTCTCGCGCCTCGACAACGGCAACATTTACCAGCGCGCCTTCGGCGGTCAGAGCCGTCATTTCGGCAAGGAGCAGGCCATGCGCACCTGCGCCGCCGCCGACCGCACGGGCCACGCCATCCTGCACAGCCTCTACCAGCAGAACATCCGCGCCAAGACGCACTTCTTCGACGAATACTTCACCGTGGACCTGATCAAGGATGCCGAGGGCTACGTGCTCGGTGTGCTGGCCTTCTCCATCGAGTCCGGCGAGCCCATCCTGATCGAGGCCAAGGCCACACTGCTCGCCACCGGTGGCGTGGCGCAGCTCTACCGCACCAACACCAATGCGCTCATCAACACCGGCGACGGCATGGCGATGGCACTGCGCGCCGGCATCCCGCTGCAGGACATGGAGTTCATCCAGTTCCACCCCACCGGGATCGCAGGTCGCGGCATGCTCATCACAGAGGGCGCGCGCGGGGAGGGCGGTTATCTCGTGAATGGCGAGGGCGAGCGCTTCATGGAACGCTACGCCCCCCACGCCATGGATCTCGCCTCGCGCGACGTCGTCAGCCGAGCGATCTATACCGAGGTCAAGGAGGGGCGCGGCTGCGGGCCGCGCAAGGACTACTGTCTGCTCAAGGTCGATCACCTCGGCGCAGACGTGGTCAAGAGCCGCCTCCCGGGCATCCGCGACATGTGCCTGACCTTCCTGCACCTCGATCCGGCCGAGGAGGCCATCCCGGTCTACCCGACCGCCCACTACACCATGGGCGGCATTCCGACGAACCGGCACGGCCAGGTGGTGACGCCGATGCGCGACACGCCGGAAGCCCCGGTGCCCGGCCTGTATGCGGCCGGGGAGTGCGCCTGCGTTTCGGTGCACGGCGCCAACCGTCTCGGCGGCAATTCCCTGCTGGATATCCTGGTGTTTGGCCGTGCCGCCGCGAACCACATCATCGAATACCTCGCGGAGAACCGCTATCACCGTCCCATGGACGAGGACAGCCTGGCAGCGGCCATGTCACGACTCACACGCTGGGATCGGGAAGGCGAGAGGGAATCCCCGGAAGAGCTTCGGCAATCCCTGAAGCAGGTGATGGAGGACCACGTCGGCGTCTTCCGCGAGGAAAGCGTGCTCGCGGAAGGTGTGGAACGGGTCAAGGCCGTCGCCAAGCGCCTCGAAGGCGCTCGGTTGCGCGATCGGAGTCGCGTGTTCAACACCGCCCGCGTCGAGGCGTTGGAAACTGAGAACCTGGTCGCCTGCGCGCTGGCTGTCGCCCAATCGGCGCTGGCGCGCACCGAAAGCCGCGGTGCGCACACGCGTGTGGATCATCCCAAGCGCGACGACAGGAACTGGATGCGTCACAGCCTGTACTTCCTCGATACCGACAGCCTCGACTACAAACCGGTGCGCACGCGGCCGCTGACGGTCGATCCGTTTCCGCCGGTCGAGAGGGTCTACTGA
- the lysS gene encoding lysine--tRNA ligase, translating into MNDSQQLDENKLIAQRREKLDKLRETGEAFPNDFRRDAVAGELHAEYDGVEADELEARNLRVSVAGRMMLKRVMGKASFAQLLDMSGRIQLYLQRDLLGEAYQDFKGWDIGDILGAEGQLIKTKTGELSVRVDAIRLLTKSLRPLPEKFHGLTDQEVRYRQRYLDLIVNEPSREIFRLRSRMVQFVREFMTARDFLEVETPMMQVIPGGASARPFVTHHNALDMPLYLRIAPELYLKRLVVGGFERVFEINRNFRNEGVSTRHNPEFTMLEFYQAYATYEDLIDLTETLLREMAAQLLGTTTLSYQGETYDFGKPFARYTMRESVLHFNPDITPQQLDDPAQLRTLAESLDIALKSGYGSGKMLTEIFEKTVEHRLKDPTFITAYPTEVSPLARRNTQNPEVTDRFEFFVGGRELANGFSELNDYEDQAERFRRQVAEKEAGDEEAMHFDADYIRALEHGMPPTAGEGIGIDRLVMLFADVPSIRDVLLFPHMRPE; encoded by the coding sequence ATGAACGATAGCCAGCAACTCGATGAAAATAAACTGATTGCTCAACGTCGAGAAAAACTCGACAAGCTGCGTGAAACGGGTGAAGCCTTCCCCAACGATTTCCGTCGTGATGCCGTGGCCGGCGAACTGCACGCGGAATACGATGGGGTCGAGGCCGACGAATTGGAGGCGCGCAATCTGCGCGTGAGCGTCGCCGGACGGATGATGCTCAAGCGCGTGATGGGCAAGGCGAGCTTCGCCCAGTTGCTGGACATGTCCGGGCGCATACAACTGTATCTTCAGCGCGATCTTCTGGGCGAGGCCTATCAGGATTTCAAGGGCTGGGACATCGGCGACATTCTCGGGGCCGAAGGGCAACTGATCAAGACCAAGACCGGCGAACTCAGCGTGCGCGTCGACGCGATCCGGCTGTTGACCAAGTCCCTGCGTCCTCTGCCGGAGAAGTTCCATGGCCTGACCGACCAGGAGGTACGCTACCGCCAGCGATATCTCGACTTGATCGTGAACGAGCCCTCGCGCGAAATCTTCCGCCTACGCTCGCGCATGGTGCAGTTCGTGCGCGAATTCATGACCGCGCGCGATTTCCTGGAAGTGGAAACACCGATGATGCAGGTCATCCCCGGCGGGGCCTCGGCACGTCCCTTCGTGACCCACCACAACGCCCTCGATATGCCCTTGTATTTGCGTATCGCTCCCGAGCTGTATCTCAAGCGCCTCGTGGTGGGCGGCTTCGAGCGCGTGTTCGAGATCAACCGCAACTTCCGTAACGAGGGCGTGTCCACACGACACAACCCAGAATTCACCATGCTGGAGTTCTATCAGGCCTATGCGACCTACGAGGATCTCATTGACCTGACCGAAACCTTGCTGCGCGAAATGGCAGCCCAACTGCTCGGCACCACTACCCTGAGCTATCAAGGTGAAACCTACGACTTCGGCAAGCCGTTCGCGCGCTACACCATGCGTGAGTCGGTGCTGCACTTCAATCCGGACATCACGCCGCAACAACTCGACGACCCCGCCCAGCTGCGGACGCTTGCTGAGTCCCTCGACATTGCGCTTAAGTCGGGATACGGTTCAGGCAAGATGCTGACGGAAATCTTTGAGAAAACAGTGGAGCACCGTCTCAAGGATCCGACTTTCATCACTGCCTATCCCACCGAGGTCTCGCCGCTCGCCCGCCGCAATACGCAGAACCCAGAAGTGACCGATCGTTTCGAGTTCTTCGTGGGCGGCCGCGAACTGGCCAACGGCTTTTCCGAGCTCAACGACTACGAGGATCAGGCCGAACGCTTCCGGCGACAGGTTGCGGAAAAGGAGGCCGGAGACGAGGAGGCGATGCACTTCGACGCCGACTACATCCGCGCGTTGGAGCACGGCATGCCGCCAACGGCGGGCGAGGGGATCGGCATCGACCGTCTGGTGATGCTGTTCGCCGACGTGCCTTCGATCCGCGACGTACTTCTGTTCCCCCACATGCGCCCGGAATGA
- a CDS encoding FAD assembly factor SdhE, with translation MTSDGRLRWHCRRGMLELDLLLGAFLSQGFDALDEEGRLAFERLLAYPDQVLLEMLMGRMAPADPGIAYVVDQIKGAALPAA, from the coding sequence ATGACCTCGGACGGCCGTTTGCGCTGGCACTGCCGCCGCGGCATGCTTGAACTCGACCTGTTGTTAGGCGCATTTCTGTCGCAAGGATTCGATGCGCTCGATGAAGAGGGACGCTTAGCGTTCGAGCGCTTACTGGCGTATCCTGATCAGGTATTGCTGGAAATGCTCATGGGGCGGATGGCCCCAGCAGACCCCGGAATTGCCTATGTCGTCGACCAAATCAAAGGAGCCGCTCTACCTGCAGCCTAA
- the sdhC gene encoding succinate dehydrogenase, cytochrome b556 subunit has protein sequence MSSTRPVYLDLRKIQLPLPGIISFAHRVSGVLMVIGIPFALYLLELSLSGQAGFASARTLLRSPWLAPVLLLLIWSLCHHLLAGIRFLLMDIEIGVDRQTSRQSAGWVAGAALVLAALLLLELYL, from the coding sequence ATGTCGTCTACCCGCCCAGTCTACCTAGACCTGCGTAAGATCCAGCTGCCGCTGCCCGGGATCATCTCCTTCGCGCACCGGGTTTCGGGTGTCCTGATGGTCATCGGCATCCCGTTCGCCCTATACCTGCTCGAACTGTCGCTGTCGGGGCAGGCCGGCTTCGCCAGTGCGCGGACATTGCTGCGTTCGCCCTGGCTGGCCCCGGTGCTCCTGCTGCTGATTTGGAGCCTGTGCCACCACCTGTTGGCCGGTATCCGATTTCTGCTGATGGATATCGAGATCGGCGTGGATCGCCAAACCAGCCGCCAAAGCGCAGGCTGGGTCGCAGGTGCTGCGCTGGTGCTGGCCGCCCTGTTGCTGCTGGAACTGTACCTATGA
- the ygfZ gene encoding CAF17-like 4Fe-4S cluster assembly/insertion protein YgfZ → MKPEWKTYLQNDGAEFAADGSVVSFGNPERERRVTTMGTVICDLSHFGLIAAYGDDVKAFLQGQFSNDIQSVDGTHSQLSSYCTPKGRMLANFRIIRRDGTYYLRLPQALVEPVLKRLRMYILRSQVTLEDASASLARMGLSGPDAPAQLQQILGVAVPQAADESMTHEGITVVRVMGPHPRFELYGPLEPMHRLWSKLNVHGAPVGAACWGLLGVLAGEPVILPENSEAFVPQMANMELIGAVSFSKGCYPGQEIVARMQYLGNLKRRMYHVHIDAESAAPGSDILSSESEAEDAGPVGRLVEAYRHPDGGLAGLAVLHIAAVEAGSKLRLGQRKGPNVSLRELPYPLEVAAAG, encoded by the coding sequence ATGAAACCCGAATGGAAGACCTACCTCCAGAATGACGGTGCCGAATTCGCGGCCGACGGCAGTGTTGTCAGCTTCGGCAATCCAGAACGCGAACGCAGGGTCACTACGATGGGAACCGTAATCTGCGACCTGTCTCATTTTGGCTTGATCGCCGCTTATGGCGACGATGTCAAGGCGTTCCTGCAAGGCCAGTTCAGCAATGACATTCAGTCCGTCGATGGGACGCACAGCCAACTCAGCAGCTATTGCACGCCGAAAGGACGGATGCTGGCGAATTTTCGCATTATCCGGCGTGATGGCACCTACTACCTGCGCCTACCGCAAGCACTGGTCGAACCCGTGCTCAAACGCTTGCGCATGTATATCCTGCGCAGCCAGGTGACGCTGGAAGATGCCAGCGCCAGCCTGGCTCGGATGGGCCTGTCCGGCCCGGATGCTCCTGCTCAGCTGCAGCAGATTCTGGGTGTGGCAGTACCTCAGGCGGCCGATGAATCGATGACCCATGAGGGTATTACCGTGGTTCGCGTGATGGGCCCTCACCCGCGCTTCGAGTTATACGGCCCGCTGGAACCGATGCATCGCCTGTGGAGCAAGCTCAATGTGCATGGCGCACCGGTCGGTGCGGCTTGCTGGGGCTTGCTGGGGGTGCTTGCCGGCGAGCCGGTGATCCTGCCCGAGAACAGCGAGGCCTTCGTGCCGCAGATGGCCAACATGGAACTGATCGGCGCGGTCAGTTTCAGCAAAGGGTGCTATCCCGGACAGGAAATCGTCGCGCGCATGCAATACCTCGGCAATCTCAAGCGCCGGATGTACCACGTACATATCGATGCTGAGTCCGCGGCCCCCGGTTCGGACATCTTATCGAGCGAGTCGGAGGCCGAAGACGCCGGCCCCGTCGGGCGCCTGGTCGAGGCATACCGTCACCCCGACGGCGGTCTTGCCGGTCTGGCCGTGCTGCATATCGCGGCGGTGGAGGCTGGCAGCAAACTCCGTTTGGGCCAGCGCAAGGGGCCTAACGTCAGTTTGCGCGAGCTACCCTATCCTCTGGAAGTTGCTGCCGCCGGTTGA
- a CDS encoding alpha-D-glucose phosphate-specific phosphoglucomutase: protein MIETCRTQPFSGQRPGTSGLRKPVKTFMQPHYLENFVQSVFDCVEDLAGATLVLGGDGRYHNREAIQTILRMAAGNRVSRVLLGRGGLLSTPAVSSIIRHRGATGGLILSASHNPGGPNGDFGIKYNSGNGGPATETLTEAIYTRSQEIDRYYIATTNHVDIDVLGDTHLEAMKITVLDPVADYSELMESLFDFERIRELFRSGFRMRFDAMHAVTGPYAHAILEDVLGAPEGTVIHGTPLADFGGGHPDPNLTHAAELVRQLNRPEGPDFGAASDGDGDRNMIIGHGCFVTPSDSLAIMAANATRIPAYREGLLGVARSMPTSRAVDRVAARLNIPCYETPTGWKFFGNLLDAGRITLCGEESFGTGSNHVREKDGLWAVLFWLNLLAVRGQSVAEIVAEHWQAYGRDVYTRHDYEDVDADAASRLMQDLRENLPGLVGQTVGGSHVTAADDFAYDDPIDGSRSEGQGLRLMLGDEARIVYRLSGTGTQGATLRVYIERLETRRSHLQADAQTQLADLIRFAGEVAGIAERTGRQSPDVIT from the coding sequence ATGATAGAAACCTGCCGCACCCAGCCTTTCAGCGGACAGCGCCCCGGAACCTCCGGCCTGCGCAAACCGGTCAAAACCTTCATGCAGCCGCACTATCTCGAAAACTTCGTGCAGTCGGTATTCGACTGCGTGGAGGACCTTGCGGGGGCAACGCTGGTGCTCGGAGGCGATGGCCGCTATCACAATCGCGAGGCCATCCAGACCATCCTGCGCATGGCGGCCGGGAATCGGGTTTCGCGCGTTCTCCTGGGGCGAGGCGGCCTGCTCTCGACCCCGGCGGTTTCCTCCATAATTCGCCATAGAGGTGCGACCGGTGGTCTGATCCTATCCGCCAGCCATAATCCCGGTGGACCAAACGGCGATTTCGGCATCAAATACAACTCGGGCAATGGCGGCCCGGCGACCGAAACCCTGACAGAGGCCATCTATACACGCAGTCAGGAAATAGACCGTTACTACATCGCGACAACGAACCATGTGGATATTGACGTCCTGGGTGATACCCATCTGGAGGCGATGAAGATCACGGTGCTAGACCCCGTGGCCGATTACTCCGAACTCATGGAGTCACTGTTCGATTTCGAACGTATACGTGAGCTGTTCCGAAGTGGTTTTCGCATGCGTTTCGACGCCATGCACGCCGTGACCGGACCGTATGCGCACGCGATATTGGAAGATGTGCTCGGTGCACCGGAGGGCACGGTGATTCATGGCACCCCCCTGGCAGATTTCGGCGGTGGCCACCCCGACCCGAACCTCACTCATGCCGCAGAGCTGGTGCGCCAGCTCAATCGACCCGAAGGACCGGATTTCGGCGCCGCGTCCGACGGAGACGGCGATCGCAACATGATCATCGGCCACGGCTGCTTCGTGACCCCGAGCGACAGCCTGGCGATCATGGCTGCGAATGCCACACGTATACCGGCCTATCGCGAGGGCCTGCTCGGCGTGGCCCGTTCCATGCCCACCAGTCGGGCCGTGGACCGTGTAGCAGCCAGGTTGAATATCCCCTGTTACGAAACGCCGACCGGATGGAAGTTCTTCGGCAATCTGCTCGATGCCGGACGTATCACGCTCTGTGGCGAGGAAAGTTTCGGCACCGGATCAAATCATGTGCGCGAGAAGGACGGGCTTTGGGCGGTGCTGTTCTGGCTCAATCTGCTCGCCGTGCGTGGACAGTCGGTGGCGGAAATCGTAGCCGAGCACTGGCAGGCTTACGGCCGCGACGTTTATACCCGGCATGATTACGAGGATGTCGACGCAGATGCCGCCTCAAGATTGATGCAGGATCTGCGCGAAAATCTGCCTGGTCTTGTGGGGCAGACAGTGGGCGGCAGTCATGTCACAGCCGCTGACGATTTCGCCTATGACGATCCGATTGATGGTAGTCGTTCCGAGGGGCAGGGATTGCGGTTGATGCTCGGCGATGAGGCCCGAATCGTCTACCGCCTGTCAGGGACGGGCACCCAGGGGGCGACACTACGCGTGTACATTGAACGATTGGAAACCCGCCGTTCGCACCTGCAGGCCGATGCCCAAACGCAGCTGGCCGATTTGATCCGCTTTGCCGGAGAAGTGGCAGGCATCGCAGAGCGCACCGGCCGGCAGTCTCCGGACGTGATCACCTGA
- a CDS encoding protein YgfX has translation MSSTKSKEPLYLQPKPSRQLAGFLVLLHVTAAAVLPYLALPAWAMVFLGLLLAWSLYRNLRLYVLLNTRRSLLRLVWEVSGIWRVWDGMGQEFRARLAPDCYVHSHVVVLSLDLLDGGGRRAVVLLRDSLEPEALRLLRARLRAEHLRHRDKHED, from the coding sequence ATGTCGTCGACCAAATCAAAGGAGCCGCTCTACCTGCAGCCTAAGCCATCTCGGCAACTGGCCGGCTTTCTGGTATTGCTGCATGTGACTGCCGCCGCCGTACTGCCATACCTGGCACTGCCTGCATGGGCCATGGTGTTCCTCGGCCTGCTGCTGGCCTGGAGCCTGTACCGTAACCTGCGTCTTTACGTGCTGCTGAACACGCGCAGGAGCCTGTTGCGACTGGTCTGGGAAGTATCCGGCATATGGCGCGTCTGGGATGGCATGGGGCAGGAATTCCGCGCCAGGTTGGCTCCCGACTGTTACGTGCATAGCCATGTGGTCGTGCTGAGTCTGGACTTGCTGGATGGTGGTGGGCGACGGGCCGTGGTTCTGCTGCGTGATTCTCTTGAACCGGAGGCGCTGCGCCTGTTGCGGGCCCGTCTGCGTGCCGAGCATCTGCGACATCGGGACAAGCATGAAGACTGA
- the sdhD gene encoding succinate dehydrogenase, hydrophobic membrane anchor protein, with amino-acid sequence MKSGLSGLRAWLLQRLTAIYLGGFFVLGILALGTHPYLDYAQWHRWLAQPLVLLLLALFMVALLLHAWVGVRDVLVDYVRPLGLRVGLMALAATYLLGCGLWAVRILLQTKGL; translated from the coding sequence ATGAAATCCGGCCTGAGCGGGCTTCGCGCGTGGTTGCTGCAGCGACTGACCGCAATCTATCTGGGCGGCTTTTTCGTGCTGGGCATCCTGGCCCTCGGCACGCATCCATACCTCGATTACGCCCAGTGGCACAGATGGCTCGCCCAGCCTCTCGTGCTGCTCCTGCTCGCGCTGTTCATGGTCGCATTGCTGTTGCATGCCTGGGTCGGCGTGCGCGACGTGCTGGTCGACTATGTCCGTCCGCTGGGACTGCGCGTCGGGCTGATGGCACTCGCGGCAACCTACCTGCTGGGATGCGGGCTGTGGGCGGTGCGCATCCTGCTGCAAACGAAGGGTCTATGA
- a CDS encoding DUF1207 domain-containing protein yields MIAGRLLRLLPITALLPSVLTTCVYADTSLSDTGTAYAEGFASALIESHLHWLDDTYRLTDKGGTLYVSPPSSWKGDASTVERLLADVPGVHSVSVTAVPAALPSNTVATTANWPILAGTPFPRGRLFAPLIADSKQPSFFASYRLYNMPWGNYHVGAVGYGGTLGLYRWHQRLWGGQVQLDFSAGVFSQFDLDVPAPELINTDYTVGLPLTWRRGSDSARLNLYHQSSHLGPLYFSQFHPQNYALSFEAVTFFGRTGGLTGAGMGVAATCSAQPQQH; encoded by the coding sequence ATGATCGCTGGAAGACTACTGCGCTTACTGCCCATAACGGCGCTACTGCCAAGTGTATTGACCACATGTGTCTACGCCGACACCTCGCTATCCGATACAGGCACCGCCTATGCGGAGGGGTTCGCTTCAGCACTGATCGAGAGTCATCTGCACTGGCTCGATGACACCTACCGTCTGACGGACAAGGGAGGAACTCTTTACGTCTCGCCCCCGTCCAGTTGGAAAGGCGATGCGAGTACGGTCGAAAGGCTGTTGGCCGACGTGCCTGGCGTTCACTCAGTATCTGTCACGGCAGTCCCCGCCGCTCTTCCATCAAACACCGTTGCAACAACCGCTAACTGGCCGATCCTGGCAGGCACACCTTTCCCCAGAGGTCGATTATTCGCGCCATTAATTGCAGACTCCAAGCAACCGAGTTTTTTCGCCAGCTATCGCCTATACAACATGCCCTGGGGCAATTATCACGTCGGCGCCGTGGGTTACGGAGGTACGCTGGGTCTATATCGATGGCATCAGCGTTTGTGGGGCGGGCAGGTCCAACTCGATTTTTCCGCTGGGGTCTTTTCGCAATTCGATCTGGATGTCCCGGCGCCCGAACTCATCAATACGGACTACACCGTCGGTCTTCCATTGACCTGGCGGCGAGGCAGCGATTCGGCTCGACTGAATCTCTATCATCAGAGTTCGCATCTGGGGCCACTGTATTTTTCCCAATTCCATCCTCAGAACTACGCGCTGAGCTTTGAGGCAGTGACTTTCTTTGGTCGCACAGGTGGGCTCACTGGCGCTGGTATGGGGGTGGCGGCTACCTGTTCGGCACAACCCCAGCAACACTGA
- the prfB gene encoding peptide chain release factor 2 (programmed frameshift) yields MELNPLYQQIQDLQERLVALRGYLDVDTKRERLEEVNRELEDPGVWNDPERAQALGKERAQLVVVVETHDELAEGLTDARELLELAEAEDDADTVTSVERDLDRYECQVGDLEFRRMFSGEMDSTNAFLDIQAGSGGTEAQDWAEMLLRMYLRWGERRGFTTELLEASPGEVAGIKSATVRFEGEYAYGWLRTETGVHRLVRKSPFDSGNRRHTSFAAVFVSPEIDDDIDIDINPADLRVDVYRASGAGGQHVNRTESAVRITHIPTGVVTQCQNDRSQHKNRATAMKQLKAKLYELEVQKRSAEQQAKEDAKSDIGWGSQIRSYVLDQSRIKDLRTNVEIGNTQSVLDGGLDPFIEAALKSGL; encoded by the exons ATGGAACTCAACCCGCTCTATCAACAGATTCAGGACCTGCAAGAGCGCTTGGTCGCTCTGAGGGGGTATCTT GACGTCGACACCAAACGCGAACGTCTCGAAGAGGTCAATCGCGAGCTCGAAGACCCCGGTGTCTGGAACGATCCCGAACGCGCCCAGGCGCTAGGCAAGGAGCGCGCCCAACTCGTCGTCGTGGTCGAAACCCACGACGAACTGGCCGAAGGCCTGACCGATGCGCGGGAACTGCTCGAACTGGCCGAAGCCGAGGACGATGCCGACACTGTGACCTCCGTCGAGCGCGATCTCGATCGCTACGAATGCCAGGTCGGCGACCTCGAATTTCGTCGCATGTTTTCGGGCGAAATGGACAGCACCAATGCCTTTCTGGATATCCAGGCGGGTTCGGGCGGCACCGAGGCGCAGGACTGGGCCGAGATGCTGCTGCGCATGTACCTGCGCTGGGGCGAGCGCCGCGGCTTCACCACGGAACTGCTGGAGGCATCGCCGGGTGAAGTCGCGGGCATCAAGAGTGCGACGGTACGTTTCGAGGGTGAGTACGCCTATGGCTGGTTGCGCACCGAAACCGGCGTGCATCGCCTGGTGCGCAAATCGCCCTTCGACTCGGGCAACCGCCGTCACACCTCGTTCGCTGCGGTATTCGTGTCGCCGGAGATCGACGATGACATCGACATCGACATCAATCCTGCCGACCTGCGTGTCGACGTGTACCGTGCCAGCGGCGCGGGTGGTCAGCACGTCAACCGCACCGAATCCGCCGTGCGCATCACCCACATACCGACCGGCGTCGTCACGCAATGTCAGAACGACCGCTCGCAGCACAAGAATCGCGCGACGGCCATGAAGCAGCTCAAGGCCAAACTCTACGAGCTGGAAGTGCAGAAACGCTCTGCCGAACAACAGGCCAAGGAAGATGCCAAGTCAGACATCGGCTGGGGCAGTCAAATACGCTCGTATGTGCTGGATCAGTCGCGGATCAAGGATCTACGCACCAACGTGGAAATCGGCAACACCCAATCCGTGCTCGACGGCGGACTGGATCCCTTCATCGAGGCCGCGCTCAAGAGTGGTCTGTAA